The following proteins come from a genomic window of Paenibacillus spongiae:
- a CDS encoding acyltransferase family protein codes for MIRSRKNVRTARPTTSTSGKVTIDSGTSTSNKRRYMPGLDGLRALAVLAVLLYHLDLSAVPGGFLGVGVFFVLSGYLITDLLAAEWRKQGRINLKNFWVRRFRRLLPALAVFLLVVALWTLFTDTSRLKELSGNILTAALYVNNWWLIFHQVSYFESFGPPSPVGHLWSLAVEEQFYVLWPFLMLLGFRFVRIRGRLFGLIMAGAAASAIAMAVLYEPGSDPSRVYYGTDTRAFGLLIGAALAIVWPSARLSESASPRSRLAIDLVGGAGLLTIIVMIGRVSEFDAFLYQGGFVVLSAATAAAVAALAHPGSRLGVLMSWKPLRWMGTRSYGIYLWHYFVICITKPAIQTGEVNPAFMLFQIALSFVLAELSWRFVEEPVRSGKAGQVWKNVRRQQKLRRQSTDRRPSRRWRTAAWLTPLFIIGMIAAVNRDIMIFDSMASSVPDQETVQLPQQPADNKNGSNGSLQPPPHNNTGISERKNTDSSSSEGKGSTGSAGSRDGKESGDSQPPNRNEPKQPPSEIPDQPSVIKPAEEKSSGSENGNNEKRDNQSSITAIGDSVLLGASKELEALLPGIIIDAKIGRQMSQAVDAAAALKAKGRLGSHVIIELGTNGLFTKKQLTALLDSLQDAKQILLVNTRVPRRWEKGVNDMLSKTAVNYTNVTIVDWYQASAGKDAYFEKDGVHLNAEGAKAYVSLIAKAVK; via the coding sequence ATGATTCGCAGCAGGAAGAACGTAAGAACGGCAAGACCTACAACAAGTACATCAGGAAAAGTAACAATCGATTCCGGCACCAGCACATCCAATAAACGCCGTTATATGCCAGGGCTTGACGGGCTTCGGGCGCTTGCCGTATTGGCCGTCCTCCTCTACCACCTGGATCTGAGCGCAGTACCCGGAGGCTTCCTGGGTGTTGGCGTGTTTTTTGTCTTGTCCGGCTATCTGATCACGGATTTGTTGGCCGCCGAGTGGCGGAAGCAGGGCCGTATTAATTTGAAGAACTTCTGGGTTCGCCGTTTTCGCCGACTGCTGCCTGCACTGGCCGTATTTCTTCTTGTCGTGGCTTTATGGACGCTCTTTACCGATACATCGAGGTTAAAAGAACTAAGCGGCAATATACTGACGGCGGCTTTGTACGTGAATAATTGGTGGTTGATCTTTCATCAGGTGTCTTATTTCGAGAGCTTCGGACCTCCTTCGCCCGTCGGCCATTTATGGTCCTTGGCGGTGGAGGAGCAGTTCTATGTGCTGTGGCCGTTTCTGATGCTCCTCGGCTTTCGTTTCGTGCGGATCCGCGGCCGATTGTTCGGTCTTATAATGGCCGGGGCGGCAGCTTCAGCAATCGCTATGGCCGTGCTTTATGAGCCTGGCTCAGATCCAAGCCGGGTGTATTACGGAACGGATACGAGAGCGTTCGGCTTATTGATCGGGGCTGCGCTGGCGATTGTCTGGCCGAGTGCCAGGCTATCCGAATCTGCTTCTCCCCGTTCAAGGCTTGCGATCGATCTGGTTGGGGGAGCGGGTCTATTGACGATTATCGTCATGATCGGGCGGGTGAGCGAGTTCGATGCGTTTCTATATCAAGGCGGATTTGTCGTCTTATCGGCAGCAACGGCCGCCGCGGTAGCCGCACTTGCGCATCCAGGCAGCAGACTTGGCGTTCTTATGAGCTGGAAACCGCTGCGCTGGATGGGTACGCGTTCATATGGCATTTACTTATGGCATTATTTCGTAATTTGTATAACGAAGCCGGCTATTCAGACGGGTGAAGTCAATCCGGCGTTCATGTTGTTCCAGATTGCACTAAGCTTCGTGCTCGCTGAGCTTTCATGGCGGTTTGTCGAGGAACCGGTTCGCAGCGGCAAGGCGGGTCAGGTATGGAAAAATGTACGGAGGCAGCAAAAGCTGCGCCGGCAATCAACTGATCGCCGACCTTCGCGTCGATGGAGAACTGCTGCGTGGCTGACGCCGTTATTCATTATTGGTATGATCGCTGCCGTGAATCGGGATATCATGATCTTCGATAGCATGGCTTCATCCGTACCCGACCAGGAAACGGTCCAATTGCCGCAGCAGCCTGCGGACAACAAAAATGGTTCTAACGGATCACTGCAGCCGCCGCCGCATAATAATACCGGCATCTCTGAGCGCAAAAACACGGACAGCTCATCGTCCGAAGGCAAAGGTTCAACCGGCAGCGCCGGAAGCCGTGACGGCAAGGAGAGCGGCGATTCACAGCCGCCTAACCGGAACGAGCCGAAACAACCCCCGTCCGAGATACCAGACCAACCTTCCGTCATCAAGCCCGCAGAGGAGAAATCGTCTGGAAGCGAAAACGGCAATAATGAGAAACGCGATAACCAAAGCAGCATCACGGCGATCGGGGACTCGGTTCTGCTGGGCGCTTCGAAAGAGCTTGAAGCGCTGCTGCCGGGGATCATAATCGATGCGAAGATCGGACGGCAGATGTCGCAGGCTGTGGACGCTGCCGCCGCGCTCAAGGCCAAGGGGAGATTAGGCTCCCATGTCATTATCGAATTGGGAACGAACGGACTTTTTACGAAGAAGCAACTAACGGCGCTGCTGGATTCGCTGCAGGACGCGAAGCAGATTCTCCTCGTCAATACCCGCGTGCCGCGCAGATGGGAAAAGGGCGTGAACGATATGCTGAGCAAGACGGCGGTGAACTACACGAATGTAACGATCGTCGACTGGTATCAAGCAAGCGCAGGCAAGGACGCTTATTTCGAGAAGGATGGCGTTCATCTGAATGCGGAAGGCGCGAAGGCGTATGTATCCTTGATTGCCAAGGCGGTCAAATAG
- a CDS encoding PAS domain S-box protein, giving the protein MRGTGIIDQEALVKHVYTNVPIGIAVVTMEDKWVSVNPAVNRIFGYTAEEMMNLTTAELTFPEDKDNYRQRLDELLNETRSNIEVEQRFLHKEGNVIWTSLHVSLMRDENDGSPLFIKQIIDITKSKIAEFKLQESIERYTSLKKYNHDAIISFGLDGTIINGNQMSEHLTGYTIGELIGSSISKLIGAKNLANILKVTTDYSHVEKSIQFIHNKAGIGVEVLVTLAPIIIQNKNVGLYLIAKDMTEQKRLIIEKETAEKMNQAKSEFLAMMSHEIRTPMNGVIGMTDLLSLTNLDAEQHEYVEIIKKSGDTLLMIINDILDFSKIESGKADLMEEPFHVRSIVSETLNVILPKALERSIKITTSVSPEVPNTVMGDTAKLKQVLMNLLGNAIKFTPNGAISISVNCTMEEKNTVCLHFAIQDTGIGVPADKVVHLFEPFYQVDNYMTRKVEGTGLGLAICKKLVQLMGGEIRYEPRTDQPGSTFLFTVRYQIQGHQEEMRRDLSRHDDGSIENSLKILIAEDNEVNQIVLKKMIEKLGYNATVVTNGIEAIEAAKRYPYDMIFMDIQMPEMDGVEATRIIKESINSKKEPYIVAVTAHVIKGEYEMYLASGMDEYISKPVSIESVSEVIEKSISRTREIG; this is encoded by the coding sequence ATGCGGGGCACAGGTATCATCGATCAAGAAGCATTAGTCAAGCATGTATATACGAATGTTCCGATCGGTATAGCGGTCGTAACTATGGAAGATAAATGGGTTAGCGTCAATCCCGCGGTCAACCGGATTTTTGGTTATACTGCCGAAGAAATGATGAACCTTACGACAGCAGAGCTGACTTTTCCGGAAGATAAGGACAATTACAGACAACGATTAGACGAATTGTTGAACGAAACCCGTTCCAATATAGAAGTTGAACAACGTTTCCTACATAAAGAAGGCAACGTTATATGGACTTCCTTGCATGTATCATTAATGCGGGATGAGAACGATGGCAGTCCTCTGTTTATTAAACAAATCATCGACATTACGAAGAGCAAGATCGCGGAATTTAAGCTGCAGGAAAGTATCGAGCGCTATACCTCCTTAAAGAAATACAATCACGATGCCATCATTTCTTTCGGTCTCGACGGCACGATTATCAACGGAAATCAAATGTCGGAGCACCTCACCGGCTATACAATCGGGGAGTTGATCGGATCCAGTATTTCGAAATTAATCGGCGCGAAGAACCTAGCCAATATCCTGAAGGTCACGACCGACTACAGCCATGTCGAGAAATCGATTCAGTTTATCCATAATAAAGCGGGCATCGGAGTTGAAGTGCTCGTCACGCTGGCGCCGATTATCATTCAGAACAAGAATGTCGGCCTCTACCTAATCGCCAAGGATATGACGGAACAGAAGAGGCTCATCATCGAGAAAGAAACCGCGGAGAAGATGAACCAAGCCAAGAGTGAATTTCTGGCCATGATGAGTCATGAAATCCGGACGCCAATGAACGGCGTAATCGGGATGACAGACCTGCTATCGTTGACGAACTTGGATGCCGAGCAGCATGAATACGTGGAGATCATCAAGAAGAGCGGCGATACGCTGCTCATGATCATTAATGATATTCTGGACTTCTCCAAGATCGAGTCCGGCAAGGCCGATCTGATGGAAGAACCCTTCCATGTAAGGTCGATCGTCTCCGAAACACTGAACGTCATTTTGCCCAAAGCACTCGAACGAAGTATTAAGATTACGACATCTGTCAGCCCTGAAGTTCCGAATACTGTAATGGGAGATACCGCCAAGCTCAAGCAGGTGCTGATGAACCTGCTCGGCAATGCGATCAAATTCACCCCTAACGGGGCCATATCGATCTCCGTCAACTGCACCATGGAGGAGAAGAATACGGTATGTCTTCATTTCGCGATCCAGGATACGGGTATAGGCGTGCCTGCCGATAAGGTTGTCCATCTGTTCGAACCGTTCTATCAAGTGGATAATTACATGACCCGCAAGGTGGAAGGAACGGGGCTAGGACTTGCCATATGCAAGAAGCTGGTCCAGCTCATGGGCGGTGAAATCAGGTATGAGCCGCGTACGGACCAACCCGGATCTACCTTTCTATTTACCGTTCGTTACCAAATCCAAGGTCATCAAGAGGAGATGCGAAGAGACTTATCCCGTCACGACGACGGCAGCATTGAGAATTCGTTGAAGATTCTGATCGCAGAAGATAATGAAGTGAATCAGATCGTACTGAAAAAAATGATCGAGAAGCTCGGTTATAATGCAACCGTCGTCACGAACGGGATCGAGGCCATAGAAGCGGCAAAGCGTTATCCGTATGATATGATCTTTATGGATATTCAGATGCCCGAGATGGATGGCGTGGAAGCGACGCGGATCATCAAGGAATCGATAAATTCCAAGAAGGAGCCTTATATCGTAGCCGTTACGGCCCATGTCATCAAGGGCGAATATGAGATGTACTTGGCGTCAGGCATGGATGAATATATAAGCAAGCCCGTTAGTATCGAGAGCGTCTCGGAAGTGATCGAGAAGTCGATCAGCCGGACCAGAGAAATCGGCTAG
- a CDS encoding NUDIX domain-containing protein: MEAKFCMTCGAPLILRDIDGTMRMACSDLTCKFVHWGNYSIGVGALVVRDEKVLLVRRAQEPGRGYWTNPGGYVEQTELIHETIRREVKEEAGIDAVVTTVVAFRDQPRMIHNVYVAFAMDYVGGEPVPDGIEVDAAGFYSLEEMAEMNVAGFTKWLVHIALGRKSDGLLIDGNPIVPLEGYGLFRAV, encoded by the coding sequence ATGGAGGCTAAATTCTGTATGACATGCGGGGCACCGCTTATCCTGCGTGATATTGACGGGACCATGCGAATGGCTTGTTCAGATCTTACGTGCAAATTCGTGCACTGGGGCAATTACAGCATCGGAGTCGGTGCGCTGGTAGTCCGTGACGAGAAGGTATTGCTTGTTCGCAGGGCCCAAGAGCCCGGAAGAGGGTATTGGACCAACCCGGGCGGTTACGTCGAGCAAACGGAGCTCATCCATGAGACGATTCGCAGAGAAGTGAAGGAAGAGGCCGGCATTGATGCGGTTGTAACGACAGTCGTCGCATTCCGCGATCAGCCGCGGATGATTCATAACGTATATGTCGCCTTCGCCATGGACTATGTAGGCGGAGAGCCTGTTCCCGATGGGATTGAAGTGGATGCAGCCGGATTCTACAGCCTGGAAGAGATGGCGGAGATGAACGTCGCCGGCTTTACCAAATGGCTGGTTCATATTGCGCTGGGGCGCAAGTCGGACGGGCTTCTCATTGACGGAAACCCGATCGTCCCGCTGGAAGGATACGGTTTATTCCGGGCAGTATAA
- a CDS encoding Gfo/Idh/MocA family protein has product MSTTVKLRSAVIGYGGAFNMGKHHASKMIESGIEFVAACDLDPARAAQAEQDFPGIRTFTNVSELLAQPDIDLVTVITPHNTHAPLAEQILHSGKHCILEKPMCIHAEDADKLVKLAASKGLMLSVFHNRRWDAWYLTVKDLMDRDLIGDIFHVEMYMGGYNKPGNWWRSSKEISGGMFYDWGAHYIDYLLGIVPGKVQSVRGYIHNRVWHDVTNEDHIESHIQFESGAVAHIEMSSIARAGKAMIRILGTKGAIVAPSLWEGHLTLHTEVNGLNIETKVPCLKDNHDAYYNNIADHLYNGAELVVKPEEARRVIAILETSELSAKAGKELELPYEIN; this is encoded by the coding sequence TTGTCTACAACGGTTAAACTGCGCAGCGCTGTAATCGGATATGGCGGAGCCTTCAATATGGGCAAGCATCATGCATCGAAGATGATTGAATCCGGAATCGAGTTTGTCGCTGCTTGCGATTTGGATCCTGCTCGCGCGGCTCAGGCCGAACAAGATTTCCCGGGCATTCGCACGTTTACGAATGTCAGCGAGCTGCTGGCGCAGCCGGATATTGATCTCGTTACGGTGATAACGCCCCATAATACGCATGCCCCGCTGGCCGAACAGATCCTACATAGCGGCAAACATTGCATTCTGGAGAAGCCGATGTGCATCCATGCCGAGGATGCGGATAAGCTGGTCAAGCTGGCCGCTTCGAAAGGCCTGATGCTGTCGGTATTCCACAACCGCCGGTGGGACGCCTGGTATCTGACCGTCAAAGATCTAATGGATCGCGATTTGATCGGGGACATCTTCCATGTCGAAATGTACATGGGCGGCTATAATAAACCGGGCAATTGGTGGCGTTCAAGCAAAGAGATCTCCGGAGGCATGTTCTACGACTGGGGTGCGCATTACATCGATTATCTGCTTGGAATCGTGCCGGGTAAAGTACAGTCCGTACGCGGCTATATTCATAACCGGGTTTGGCATGACGTAACGAATGAAGATCATATCGAGAGCCACATTCAATTCGAAAGCGGAGCGGTCGCTCATATCGAGATGTCCTCGATCGCTAGAGCGGGAAAAGCCATGATACGCATTCTGGGTACGAAAGGCGCAATTGTCGCTCCGAGTCTATGGGAAGGTCATCTTACGTTGCATACCGAGGTCAATGGCCTTAATATCGAAACAAAGGTTCCTTGCCTGAAAGATAATCATGATGCGTACTATAACAACATAGCGGACCATCTGTACAATGGGGCAGAGCTGGTCGTCAAGCCAGAGGAAGCCAGACGCGTTATCGCTATATTGGAGACTTCCGAGCTATCCGCCAAAGCGGGCAAAGAACTGGAGCTGCCGTACGAAATCAACTAG
- a CDS encoding stalk domain-containing protein: protein MKKKVIWSSIIATFMLVLAAAGGYAAAKMTLIVDGKKASVDPVVIKGVTYVPLRAAGEMLGATVQYESSTNTVKVTSKGATAPTAPKTDIPSKETSSKIGYSRSTPAPIGSKVTFDADGLLDKYTAEIALEEVIRGSEAGNKVASANMFNDAAPEGYEYLLAKINVKVLSNKKADATVSISGLQFTLVSSDGKDYNSVIVVAPEPELRSNLYAGASHSGWAVFLVKTDDKSPLITFGRNFDGTGGIWLKP, encoded by the coding sequence ATGAAAAAGAAAGTAATCTGGTCAAGCATCATAGCAACGTTCATGTTAGTCTTGGCAGCCGCAGGCGGTTATGCCGCAGCAAAGATGACGCTAATCGTCGATGGTAAGAAAGCATCTGTAGATCCAGTGGTAATCAAAGGAGTTACATACGTACCGCTGAGAGCTGCGGGAGAGATGCTTGGCGCAACCGTACAGTATGAGTCAAGTACGAATACAGTTAAGGTTACGAGCAAGGGAGCAACCGCCCCCACTGCACCTAAAACTGATATTCCTTCGAAAGAAACCAGTTCGAAAATTGGTTATTCGCGCAGTACGCCTGCGCCAATTGGTTCAAAAGTGACTTTTGATGCGGATGGTCTCCTTGATAAATATACGGCTGAGATCGCATTGGAAGAGGTAATCCGTGGAAGTGAAGCAGGGAACAAGGTTGCCTCCGCAAATATGTTTAACGATGCTGCTCCAGAGGGGTACGAGTACTTACTGGCAAAAATAAACGTCAAAGTCCTTTCGAATAAAAAAGCGGATGCTACGGTTTCAATAAGTGGTTTACAGTTTACACTCGTCTCTTCGGATGGTAAAGATTATAATTCAGTTATTGTAGTAGCTCCGGAACCAGAACTACGATCCAATCTTTATGCGGGAGCATCACACAGCGGTTGGGCTGTCTTTCTTGTTAAAACAGATGATAAATCTCCATTGATTACATTTGGCCGTAACTTTGATGGAACCGGCGGAATTTGGCTAAAACCATAA
- a CDS encoding aldehyde dehydrogenase, whose protein sequence is MSQSTVREWTETDIDEAVRKQKLYFAGLETRSVAFRLAQLHRLKEAVKRNEEDILKALYMDLGKSDMEAYTSEVGFVYQEINLTVKKLKKWAKQRRVKTALTHIGSKGWVQPEPYGTVLIIAPWNYPFQLVLAPLIGAMAAGNTAVIKPSELTPNVSKVMARIIGDFFHPDYLAVIEGGLEASQALLKQPFDYIFFTGSTGVGKVVMEAAAKRLIPVTLELGGKSPCIVHNDANVKLAAKRIAFGKFMNVGQTCIAPDYLYVHQSMKPQLILAIQEAVEQFYGSDPIRLDRYGKIVNEKHFNRLLAYLKDGTVVYGGTYDADKHKIAPTLLDQVDWNDAVMQDEIFGPILPIIAYDDLQDVIDTVNRHPKPLALYLFSDNADVQRRITTSISFGGGCINDTLMHIATPHLPFGGVGGSGMGSYHGEYSFQTFSHYKSILKQTNRFDLSFRYPSSRNKLGLVKRIMK, encoded by the coding sequence ATGAGTCAATCGACGGTCCGTGAATGGACGGAGACCGATATCGATGAGGCGGTCCGGAAGCAGAAACTATATTTTGCCGGATTGGAGACGAGGTCCGTTGCCTTCCGATTAGCGCAGCTGCATCGGCTGAAGGAAGCTGTGAAGCGCAACGAGGAAGACATATTAAAGGCGCTATATATGGATTTGGGCAAATCGGATATGGAAGCTTATACGAGCGAAGTCGGCTTCGTCTATCAAGAGATTAACCTGACCGTTAAGAAGCTGAAGAAATGGGCGAAGCAAAGACGGGTGAAAACCGCGCTGACGCATATCGGCTCCAAAGGCTGGGTGCAGCCCGAGCCCTATGGGACGGTACTCATCATCGCGCCTTGGAACTATCCGTTCCAGCTGGTGTTGGCTCCGCTGATCGGCGCGATGGCCGCCGGGAACACGGCTGTCATTAAACCGTCCGAGCTGACGCCGAATGTGTCGAAGGTGATGGCCAGGATAATAGGCGATTTTTTTCATCCGGACTATCTGGCCGTAATCGAAGGCGGACTTGAAGCGAGCCAAGCGCTCTTGAAGCAGCCCTTCGATTATATCTTTTTTACAGGAAGCACGGGTGTAGGAAAAGTAGTGATGGAGGCCGCAGCCAAGCGGTTGATCCCGGTCACGCTTGAATTGGGAGGCAAGAGTCCTTGTATCGTTCACAACGATGCGAATGTGAAGCTGGCCGCCAAGCGGATCGCATTCGGCAAGTTTATGAATGTCGGACAAACCTGTATCGCGCCCGATTATTTGTATGTGCATCAATCGATGAAGCCGCAGCTTATTCTGGCGATTCAGGAAGCCGTCGAGCAATTTTACGGTTCGGATCCGATCCGTCTGGATCGTTACGGAAAAATTGTGAACGAGAAGCATTTCAACCGATTGCTGGCCTATCTGAAGGACGGAACGGTTGTCTATGGCGGAACCTATGATGCGGACAAGCATAAGATCGCTCCCACGCTGCTGGATCAGGTGGATTGGAATGACGCCGTCATGCAGGATGAAATATTCGGCCCCATATTGCCGATTATAGCCTATGACGATCTTCAAGACGTGATCGATACGGTCAATCGCCATCCGAAGCCGCTCGCCTTGTATCTATTCTCTGACAATGCGGATGTGCAGCGGCGGATTACGACAAGCATTTCCTTCGGGGGCGGCTGTATCAACGACACGCTCATGCACATTGCGACGCCGCATCTGCCTTTCGGCGGTGTAGGAGGGAGCGGGATGGGCAGCTATCATGGCGAATACAGCTTTCAAACCTTCAGCCATTACAAGAGCATCTTGAAGCAGACGAATCGGTTCGATCTGAGCTTCCGTTATCCGTCATCCCGGAACAAGCTGGGGCTTGTGAAGCGAATTATGAAGTAG
- a CDS encoding NAD(P)/FAD-dependent oxidoreductase, whose translation MNKYDVIVVGAGPAGIFACYELSLKAPHWKVLLVDKGHDIYRRSCPILEEKIKLCPPPGGRKEYAGCLPACSITAGFGGAGAYSDGKFNITTEFGGWLTDYMAPSKVLELIQYVDDINLKHGAATSITDPTTETIRNIEQRGYAAGLKLLRAQVRHLGTEQNLEILQSIYEYLKPRIDMSFKTEVDDIATARADDGHRITGIVLKNGSLIEADSVMIAPGRDGSAWLTEVLKKRRLKMYNNQVDVGVRVETSDVVMREINEHLYEGKFIYNTTVGTRVRTFCSNPSGHVVVENHSGVMAANGHSFKDPALGSANTNFALLVSHKFTEPFDKPNEYAREICKRANDLSSGGIIVQKYGDILRGRRSTASRIQEGFLEPTLKEAVAGDLGLVLPYNTMKSLVEMVEALEKVTPGIASEHTLFYGVEAKFYSARPKLSTELETEIRGLYCGGDGAGITRGLAQAGAAGIWIARSMINR comes from the coding sequence ATGAACAAGTACGATGTCATTGTGGTAGGCGCCGGCCCCGCCGGCATATTCGCATGTTATGAATTATCATTGAAAGCACCGCATTGGAAAGTGCTGCTGGTTGATAAAGGGCATGATATTTACCGCAGAAGCTGCCCGATTCTGGAAGAGAAAATCAAGCTATGTCCGCCGCCGGGCGGCAGGAAGGAATACGCCGGCTGCTTGCCCGCCTGCTCGATTACGGCAGGCTTCGGCGGCGCGGGTGCATACAGTGACGGCAAGTTTAACATCACGACTGAATTCGGCGGCTGGCTGACCGACTATATGGCCCCTTCGAAAGTTTTGGAACTGATCCAATACGTCGATGATATTAACCTCAAGCACGGGGCTGCGACCTCGATTACCGATCCGACAACCGAGACGATCCGCAATATTGAGCAGCGGGGCTACGCGGCTGGTTTGAAGCTGCTGCGCGCGCAGGTGCGACATTTGGGTACGGAGCAGAATCTCGAAATTTTACAGTCCATCTACGAATATTTGAAACCTCGCATAGACATGTCATTCAAGACTGAAGTCGATGATATCGCCACGGCCCGCGCAGATGACGGGCATCGAATTACTGGAATCGTATTGAAGAACGGAAGCCTAATCGAAGCTGATTCGGTTATGATTGCTCCTGGCCGCGACGGTTCGGCTTGGCTAACCGAGGTGCTGAAGAAGCGACGGCTGAAGATGTACAACAACCAGGTCGATGTCGGCGTCCGCGTCGAAACGTCCGACGTCGTCATGAGAGAGATCAACGAGCATCTATATGAGGGTAAATTCATCTATAACACAACCGTCGGTACCCGGGTCCGTACGTTCTGCAGCAACCCTTCCGGACATGTGGTCGTAGAGAATCATAGCGGCGTTATGGCCGCTAACGGGCATTCCTTCAAGGACCCGGCGCTCGGCTCCGCGAACACGAACTTTGCTTTGCTCGTGTCCCATAAATTTACGGAGCCCTTCGATAAGCCGAATGAGTATGCCCGCGAAATTTGCAAGAGAGCGAATGATCTTTCAAGCGGAGGCATTATTGTTCAGAAGTATGGGGATATATTACGGGGCCGCCGTTCGACGGCTAGCCGGATCCAGGAAGGCTTTCTCGAGCCGACGCTCAAGGAAGCTGTGGCTGGCGACCTCGGTCTCGTCCTGCCCTATAACACGATGAAAAGCCTGGTCGAGATGGTGGAGGCGCTGGAGAAAGTAACGCCCGGCATCGCTTCCGAGCATACGCTGTTTTATGGCGTGGAGGCCAAGTTCTATTCCGCCAGACCGAAACTGTCCACCGAGCTGGAGACCGAGATACGCGGCTTGTACTGCGGCGGCGATGGTGCCGGAATTACAAGGGGATTGGCGCAAGCCGGCGCGGCGGGTATATGGATTGCCCGCAGCATGATCAACCGGTAG
- a CDS encoding metallophosphoesterase family protein, with protein sequence MKIVVVSDTHMPRMAKKLPDRLLWELRDADAIIHAGDWTQLSVYEELAAYAPTIGVAGNNDGAGIIKQFGLRKQLEYEGHRIGIVHGHGTGKRLNTENRALDTFIGMGMDVIIFGHSHIPLKRQAGSVLLFNPGSPTDKRRQPRYSFGIMKLNPGFLKADHVYYDDKD encoded by the coding sequence ATGAAGATCGTTGTCGTATCCGATACGCATATGCCGCGGATGGCGAAGAAGCTTCCGGATCGGTTATTATGGGAACTGAGAGACGCGGATGCCATTATTCATGCCGGCGATTGGACACAGTTGTCCGTTTACGAAGAATTGGCAGCTTATGCTCCAACTATCGGGGTAGCGGGTAATAATGACGGAGCAGGCATTATCAAGCAGTTCGGTTTACGGAAACAGCTCGAATATGAAGGGCACCGGATCGGTATCGTGCATGGGCACGGGACGGGCAAACGGTTAAATACCGAGAATAGAGCGCTGGATACGTTCATAGGGATGGGGATGGACGTCATTATATTCGGTCATTCGCACATTCCGCTCAAGAGGCAGGCCGGAAGCGTCCTCCTGTTCAATCCAGGATCGCCGACGGACAAGAGAAGACAGCCGCGCTACTCGTTCGGCATTATGAAGCTGAATCCAGGTTTCTTGAAGGCCGACCATGTTTATTACGACGATAAAGATTAG
- a CDS encoding sugar phosphate isomerase/epimerase family protein, with protein MPYLSLTTWSLHRHLGPLHWTRWDAVSRTHTVEIQQQPETVPLLDLPGILAEKGFSAVELCHFNLPETSAEYLGKLRQAIQAAGIRLYTLLLDYGDIASPDPARRTADIAFMKQWIDYAAAAGAERIRIIAGDSDPSDQAGFDRAAAALHELIDYASPRGVRVVTENFHSLTSTADNCVALLDNCGDHLGFTSDFGNFKGADKYESLIRTVPRSESIHAKAMTDAEGMPDGTEFVRCLEIVKDAGYEGPITLVYDGPGDMWEGIQRVRALAAPYLT; from the coding sequence ATGCCTTATTTATCGTTAACGACGTGGAGCCTGCACCGGCATCTCGGACCGCTGCATTGGACACGCTGGGATGCAGTTAGCAGGACACATACGGTAGAAATCCAGCAGCAGCCTGAAACCGTGCCGCTGCTTGACCTGCCGGGTATTCTTGCGGAGAAGGGGTTTTCCGCTGTAGAGCTATGCCACTTCAATCTGCCGGAAACGAGCGCAGAGTATTTGGGCAAGCTCCGTCAAGCCATTCAAGCAGCCGGTATTCGGCTGTATACGCTGCTTCTGGATTACGGCGACATTGCGAGTCCCGATCCGGCGCGCAGGACGGCCGATATTGCATTCATGAAGCAATGGATCGATTATGCAGCCGCAGCTGGAGCAGAACGGATCCGTATTATCGCTGGCGACTCGGATCCCTCCGACCAGGCAGGCTTCGACCGCGCAGCTGCCGCACTTCATGAGTTAATCGACTACGCTTCACCTCGCGGCGTCCGGGTCGTAACCGAGAATTTTCATTCCTTGACGTCCACGGCCGACAACTGTGTGGCTCTGCTTGACAATTGCGGCGACCATCTGGGCTTTACATCCGATTTCGGGAATTTCAAAGGCGCGGATAAATACGAATCGCTTATCCGGACCGTTCCCCGCAGCGAGTCAATTCACGCCAAAGCGATGACGGATGCGGAAGGAATGCCGGACGGGACAGAATTTGTGCGCTGCCTGGAGATCGTGAAGGATGCCGGCTATGAAGGACCGATAACGCTTGTATACGACGGGCCTGGCGATATGTGGGAAGGTATCCAAAGGGTAAGAGCGTTAGCCGCTCCTTACCTGACATAA